Genomic segment of Myxococcus stipitatus:
GCGCGTTGGTGCGCGGGCTCGTGGCCCTGCTCGAATCCATGGGCGGAGTGGTCCGCTACAACAGCGAGGTCGCGGAAATCACCTTGGATGACCGCACCGCCACGGGGGTGCGGCTGGGGTCGGGCGAGTGGCTGGGCGCGGACGCGGTGGTCTCCAACGCGGATGCCGCGTGGACGTACCGCTACCTCCTGCCGAACCACGTTCGCGACCACTGGTCGGATGACCGCGTCCAACAATCTCGGTACTCGATGAGCGTGTTCCTCTGGTACTTCGGCACGCGCCGCAAGTATCCGGACGTGGCGCACCACACCCTGCTGTTCGGCCGCGACTTCCGAGGCATGTTCGAGGGCTTGTCGGGCGAGGGCGCCGCCTCGGACGAGCCGCTGCTCTACCTGCATCGGCCCACGGCGACCGACGCCGCCCTGGCGCCCGAGGGGCATGATGCCTTCTACGTCCTCGCGCCCGTGCCGCACCTGGGCGCGGGCTCGAACTGGAAGGCGAGGGCGGACGTGTTCCGCGCGGAGCTGGCGCGGCGGTTGTCTCGCACCGTGCTGCCGGGGCTGCAGGCGGAGCTCGTGACGTCGCGTGTCTTCACGCCGGAGGACTTCCGGGACGAGCTCCGCTCCTTCCGAGGCGCGGCGTTCAGCTTCGCGCCCACGCTGTTGCAGTCCACGTTCCTCAGGGCCCAGGCGAAGAGCGAGGACGTGGAGCGGCTGTACCTCGTTGGGGCGGGGACCCACCCCGGCGCGGGACTGCCCGCGGTGTTGTGCTCGGCCAGGATCCTCGATGAGGTCATGGCCGAGCCCTGAGTCGGCTCACTCGTTCTTCGAGTGCTTCTCGGGCGGCCGGAGCGGGAAGTGGGGATACACGTCCCGCTCGAAGACCTTGCGCAGCTTCGGGAAGTTGAGCGCCCACCGCACGCCCATCCGCCAGGGCGCGAAGAGCGCTTTCGGGACGCGCGGGAACAGGCCGGGCAGCCAGTTCTCGTAGGCCTTCTGTATCTCGTCGACGTTGTAGTCCTCGCGCACGTTGACGGCGTACGGAAGCCCATCGGGGATGTTGCCGTCGAGGATGTCGCCCAGCCCCGGCGGCAGGAACGTGGTGTGCAACGTCATGCCCACGTCGAAGTTCCTGCTGCCGAGCCGGCAGATGGGACCCTTCGCGATGTTCTCCGAGTCGAAGATCCACACCTCGTCGCCCGTGGAGTTGGGCGGGAGGTCCGGCGTCGGGTCCGAGACCACCAGCGCGACGACGTAGCCCTTCCAGTAGGGCACCTTCGGCAGCTTGATGCTCGGCACGAACTGCGGCGCGAAGCCGAACCAGCCCGTGGGGAGCACGTACCCCTCGAAGCGACCGGAGTGGACGAAGAACTTGAAGAAGCTCGCGGCCCGGCCCTCCTGGATGGGCAGGCCCGCCTTGTCTCCGACGATGGGCTTGTAGAGCTGGTACAGGTGCTCGGGCACCATGTCCGCCGTGAAGCCATCCGAGTTGAAGTAGATGGCGAGCTCGTCATCGGGGATGCCCCACTTCACGCCCCCCACCTCATCCGAGGCGCTGTCCTGCGTCGGCGGGCGCGGAACCTCGCGCAGGTACAGCCGCAGGTTCGTCTCGAGCTCGCCGTTGATGAGGCCCGCGTTGGAGAACACGGTGAGGCCCCAGGTGAAGTCGTCGTGCGCGTACAGCCGGGACTCGATGCGCAGCCGGCGCATGTCGATGCGATGCACGCCCAGCGAGCTGCGTGTCATCGGCACCGCCGTGGGCATGCCCTGCTGATAGGCCTGCGCCCGGTTGCCGTTGATGAGCAGGTCGCCTTCCTCGAGGGTGTGAGACAAATCCTCGGAGGGCGAGTGCCCCGCGACCAACGTGATGACGTCGTCCGGGTTCTCGTAGCGCGCGGCGAAGTGCAGGCCGCCACCGCCGGACTGGAAGCGGAACGCGGGAATGCGCGGCGGGTCGTCGCGAGACAGCGTGCCGGGCGAAGGCCGCAGGTCCGAGCGCCGCACCACCCAGAACACCGCCTGCGGATACGACGGCTCGGAGGTGACGCGGTCCACGAAGCGCTGCACGCGTGTCATCCCGGGCAGCGCCGCTTGCGCCGCGATGCTCCAGAAGTTGACCGGGAAGTTGCTGTCCAGCAGCACCACATAGTCGCGCGTGACGGCAATCTGGTGGAGCGACTGGGTCACCACGGGCTTGCCCGTGGCCGCGTCCATGAGGGCCCAGTGGTGGAGGCGGTTCTCCCAGGTGTCCCACGTCACCAGCTGCGTCCAGCCCTCGCCCAGCGGCCACTTGGGCGCGTGGTTGGTGAAGAACAGGCGCGGCTTCTGCTGCGACTCCTTCTCCGGGGAGATGGGGACCGCGGGCTCAGGGGCGAAGGCGGGGTGCGCGGTGCTCTGCAGCAGCGGGAACGCCCAGGGCGCGGGCACCGCGGGCTTCCACTCGCGCTTGTAGCCGAGCGGCGTGTACGCCTTCAGGGTGAGCGGGTGGATGGCCCACGGCCGGCCGGCGTCCGTGGTGACGAGCAGCATGTTCTCGCCCTCGACGAGGAACGGCGCCGTGTTGGGGGCTTCCTGCGCGCCGTAGGCAATCGAGACGTCGGAGAGCGTGGTGTCTCGAAACTCCTGGAGGTAGCGCGTGAGCGGGCCGCGCTTCGTCTCACCCGCGTTGATGGGCTCGCGCGCGTAGTACGACGGCGTCTTCATGAGGGCCGAGCTGAAGGTCGCGTGCGCGCCGTCGAAGTCGAGCCGCAGCAACAGTCCATCCGAGGCCAGGGCTGGCGAGCCCGCGTGCACGCTGGGCCCCGCGACATAGACGTGGCCGTGCAGATCCGGCGGCAGGGTGCCGGCGAGCACCTTGAGCGGCTCGCGCATGTACGGCGTCCGGTCGGACGTCATCGCGTTGTGCGGCATGCCTGGCCGCGGTCCCGGAGGAACCTGGAGGCCGGGGTACGTGGTCCCGTCCGGCTCGTGGGGAGGCGCGGGAGGTGGCTCATCGCGCGGGACGGGGAAGGGAAGCGGAGACACGGGTGGCTTGGGCGCTTCGTTCATGACGCCTCTGTGGGTAGTACGGCGAAGGGCAGGGCGGGGGGCGGCGCGCACAGTACCATGCGTGCTGCGAGTGGCTCGCGCGTGCGGCCCGTCCGCCTGGGTAGGGAGCGCTCCGGCGGAGTATCGGGTGTGGACCCCTTGTGCCATCATCCCGCCGCTCAGGGCGAACCAACAATGAACGAACAAGACCTGTCTCAGCCGCGTGTCATCGGCGGGCGATACGTCCTGGAGCGAATGCTCGCGGGCGGTGGAATGGGCACCGTTTGGGTGGCGATGGACCCCAAGCTCCAGCGCCGCGTGGCGCTCAAGCTGATGGCGAGCCACTGCGCGCCCACGACGCATTCCTTGCGCCAGTTCGAGTGGGAGGCGCAGGCCATCGCCCGCTTCCAGAGTCCCCACGTCATCCAGGTCCACGACTGCGACCTGGCGGGCGAGACGCCCTACATCGTCATGGAGCTCCTGGAGGGCGAGGACCTGGAGTCGTTGCTGAACCGGCGCGGCAGGCTGTCGCTCGCCATGGTGGAGCGGCTGCTCGCCCAGGCGTCCCACGCCCTCACCGCCGCGCACGCCGCGGGTGTCATCCACCGGGACCTCAAGCCCGCGAACCTGTTCCTGTCCCGCAGTGCGTCGGGCGAAGTGGTGAAGGTGCTCGACTTCGGCCTCGCGCTGCTGACCCAAGGGGGCGCCGCGCAGCCGCACCCGGACGAGGAGATGGCGGGCACGCCCCGGTACATGAGCCCCGAGCAGCTCCGGAGCCTGTCACCGCGGCTGGACCACCGCTGCGACCTGTGGGCCCTGGCCGTGGTGGCGTACCGGGCGCTCACCGGGCAGCACCCGTTTCCGCTGGAGTCACTGCGGCAGATGCGCCTGGGCAACAAGCCGCCTCCCGCGGTGCCGCCCTCCACGCTGGTGCCCGAGCTGGGCGCGGAGGTGGATGCCTTCTTCGCGCGTGCGCTGGACCTGGAGCCGTCCGCGCGCTTCCAGTCCGCGCACGAGCTGTCCTCGGCCTTCTCCGCGCGAGTGGAGGCGGGGCGTCCCTTCCGTCCGGCCAAGGTGCTGGTGGTGGATGACGAGCCCGACGTCGCGGTGATGATGGAGCAGAGCTTCCGCAAGCAGATCCGCCGCTCCGTCTACCAGTTCCTCTTCGCGGCGGATGGCGAGGAGGCGCTCGAGGAGCTGCGCCAGCACCCGGACACGGCCGTCGTCCTGTGTGACATCAACATGCCGCGCATGGACGGGCTCACGTTCCTGTCGCGCGTGGGGGAGGTGAGCGCGCTCGTCCGCGTGGTCATCGTCTCGGCGTACGGCGACATGAGCAACCTGCGCACGGCGATGAACCGAGGGGCCTTCGACTTCATCACCAAGCCCATCGACTTCCCGGACCTGGAGGCCACGCTCGTCAAGACGCTCAAGCACGTGCGCGAGCTGCGGCGCACGGTGCGCTACACCGAGGAGAACGGCCTTCTGCGCATGTTCGTCCCGGGCGGCGTGCTGGAGCGCATCCCGCCCATGCTGCAGGGCACGGAGGCCATGGCCGGCGAGTGGGTGGAGGGCACCGTCGTCTTCATCGACGTGGATGGCTTCACCCCCGTGCTCCGCCAGGAGGCCCCGCCCGAGTCCCTGCGCCGCCTCAACGCCAACTTCGAGGCCATTGTCCCGGAGGTGCTCGCGCGCGGCGGAACGGTGGACAAGTTCGTGGGTGACGCGGTGATGGCCGTGTTCCGGGGTCCGGAGCACGTGGACCGCGCGCTGGAGGCCTGTCTCGCCATCCGCCGGCAGCTCGAGATTCTCGCGCTGAAGGGCGGAGCGACGGCGCCGTATGCCCACGGCGTCTGCATGGGGCTGGACTCGGGCGATCTGGTGGCGGGGAGCATCGGCGCGAAGGCGTCGGGCCGGCTCGACTACACGGTGCTGGGGGACGCGGTGAACACGGCGGCGCGGCTCGCGTCGCTGGCGGGCCGAGGGCAGGTGCTCCTCAGCGACAGGACGCGGACGCGGGCTCGGGAGCCCTACGTCTACGCGCCCCTGGGTGAGCAGCAGCTGCCGGGGACGGCGCTGTCGCTCACGGTCT
This window contains:
- a CDS encoding carotenoid oxygenase family protein, giving the protein MNEAPKPPVSPLPFPVPRDEPPPAPPHEPDGTTYPGLQVPPGPRPGMPHNAMTSDRTPYMREPLKVLAGTLPPDLHGHVYVAGPSVHAGSPALASDGLLLRLDFDGAHATFSSALMKTPSYYAREPINAGETKRGPLTRYLQEFRDTTLSDVSIAYGAQEAPNTAPFLVEGENMLLVTTDAGRPWAIHPLTLKAYTPLGYKREWKPAVPAPWAFPLLQSTAHPAFAPEPAVPISPEKESQQKPRLFFTNHAPKWPLGEGWTQLVTWDTWENRLHHWALMDAATGKPVVTQSLHQIAVTRDYVVLLDSNFPVNFWSIAAQAALPGMTRVQRFVDRVTSEPSYPQAVFWVVRRSDLRPSPGTLSRDDPPRIPAFRFQSGGGGLHFAARYENPDDVITLVAGHSPSEDLSHTLEEGDLLINGNRAQAYQQGMPTAVPMTRSSLGVHRIDMRRLRIESRLYAHDDFTWGLTVFSNAGLINGELETNLRLYLREVPRPPTQDSASDEVGGVKWGIPDDELAIYFNSDGFTADMVPEHLYQLYKPIVGDKAGLPIQEGRAASFFKFFVHSGRFEGYVLPTGWFGFAPQFVPSIKLPKVPYWKGYVVALVVSDPTPDLPPNSTGDEVWIFDSENIAKGPICRLGSRNFDVGMTLHTTFLPPGLGDILDGNIPDGLPYAVNVREDYNVDEIQKAYENWLPGLFPRVPKALFAPWRMGVRWALNFPKLRKVFERDVYPHFPLRPPEKHSKNE
- a CDS encoding protein kinase domain-containing protein, translated to MNEQDLSQPRVIGGRYVLERMLAGGGMGTVWVAMDPKLQRRVALKLMASHCAPTTHSLRQFEWEAQAIARFQSPHVIQVHDCDLAGETPYIVMELLEGEDLESLLNRRGRLSLAMVERLLAQASHALTAAHAAGVIHRDLKPANLFLSRSASGEVVKVLDFGLALLTQGGAAQPHPDEEMAGTPRYMSPEQLRSLSPRLDHRCDLWALAVVAYRALTGQHPFPLESLRQMRLGNKPPPAVPPSTLVPELGAEVDAFFARALDLEPSARFQSAHELSSAFSARVEAGRPFRPAKVLVVDDEPDVAVMMEQSFRKQIRRSVYQFLFAADGEEALEELRQHPDTAVVLCDINMPRMDGLTFLSRVGEVSALVRVVIVSAYGDMSNLRTAMNRGAFDFITKPIDFPDLEATLVKTLKHVRELRRTVRYTEENGLLRMFVPGGVLERIPPMLQGTEAMAGEWVEGTVVFIDVDGFTPVLRQEAPPESLRRLNANFEAIVPEVLARGGTVDKFVGDAVMAVFRGPEHVDRALEACLAIRRQLEILALKGGATAPYAHGVCMGLDSGDLVAGSIGAKASGRLDYTVLGDAVNTAARLASLAGRGQVLLSDRTRTRAREPYVYAPLGEQQLPGTALSLTVFELLRGEGARAVAPEDTTPLVGPASV
- the crtI gene encoding phytoene desaturase family protein; its protein translation is MNPSNRVMGDTRRGGGRVLVIGSGFGGLAAAVRLAARGWQVTVLERREGPGGRAHAFHQDGFTFDAGPTVITCPNLFEELWTLAGRRMSDHVTLRPVTPLYRMRFPDGSTFDYHAERDAMLRSIRSFAPKDVAGYESLSARVERMYEAGIGPLMTAPVPNVLSLAAYTPALLREEAFRSMYGLVSKHVKDERLRQALSFHPLLIGGSPFLPASAVYTSIHYVERRWGSYFPVGGTGALVRGLVALLESMGGVVRYNSEVAEITLDDRTATGVRLGSGEWLGADAVVSNADAAWTYRYLLPNHVRDHWSDDRVQQSRYSMSVFLWYFGTRRKYPDVAHHTLLFGRDFRGMFEGLSGEGAASDEPLLYLHRPTATDAALAPEGHDAFYVLAPVPHLGAGSNWKARADVFRAELARRLSRTVLPGLQAELVTSRVFTPEDFRDELRSFRGAAFSFAPTLLQSTFLRAQAKSEDVERLYLVGAGTHPGAGLPAVLCSARILDEVMAEP